The nucleotide window ACATTATGACTAAATTGCTTGAAAAAAGACGAAATAAGGCCTTGCCTACAACACTGGTTTTGCCTGAAAGCTGGTACAAAGCAGCTGGTTTCGCTAAAAGTAAAAAAAAGGCCTTGGAAAAGCATTTGAAGCAAATTAGAAGTGAATGGGATAACCGATGAATATTAATACGAATATTTTGATAGCTTTCATAACTGGAGAAGAAACAGTGATTAGTTTTTTAAAGTGATCTGAGAATTTGCCGAAAATTAAAATTAACATTAAATTAGGACCGATTATTCTCATCCTATGAATTCTCGAGAAAAAGAAAGAAAAAAACTTCTTCCCGAATGGATGCGATTTTTCCTTTGGCTTTTTTTCATTGCTTTTCTCCTATCGCCATTGATAGCTATTACGACTTTAGTTTTTGAAGACTCCAAACTCACTTTCAATATTTATGGAATTCATTACCACGGATATGGGTTACACTGGATCATACTTCCAGTTTTTCTCTTTTTATCATCTGTATCTGTGATGGGATTTGGAATGCTGTGGGGTAAAAAGTGGGGAATTTACCTCGGACTTTTTCACGGCTTTGTCGGAATTTTCCTCCCGATATTGTCAAGTATTTGTAATGGTTCAATAGCTTTGCATCACCCCTGTGCAAAGATATGGACATGGCATACACACAAAATCCCCATCTGCCTCGGGTGCGAATGGAGGGCAAAGTTAGTTCTGGGAAAAGGCTGGAGCACACGCGAAGTGGCCAGACACACAGGTTTTAACCAAAGCAGCATTGTGCGGTGGGTGGAAAAGCTCAGAGGCAATAACTATGGCCACACCATTCCCAGAAAGCTCACGTCCCCATTCGCACCCCAGTGAGCTTTCTGCAGAGACAGTGCAGAAAGTCATAGAGTACAGACTCAAGTACCAGCGGTGTGCAGAAGTGATTCACTATTTTCTGGAAAGAGATGGCTACGAAGTGAGTCTTTCCAGTGTGAAGAGAACACTCAAAAGGAACGAGATGACCAAATACAGCAAGTGGAAGAAGTGGCACCAGTATGAGGAAAGACCGCGGCCTGAAAAACCAGGCATATTGGTGCAAATAGACACGATTGTGGATGGGCCTTATTATGACAGACTTTATGTATACACTATGCTGGACGTGTGCAGCAGATGGGCCTCTGCTATGCCGGTGATGAAGATTGGAACCCACGCAAGTTGGGAGTTTATTCAGCACTCACAAGAAGACATGCCCTTTGAACTTAAAATGATCCAGACAGACCATGGAAGTGAGTTTTCCAAGTGGCTCACTAAAACGCTTGTAGCTAATGAAATTCAGCACAGGCATTCAAGAGTACGAACACCCACAGACAATGCCTATGTGGAGAGATTCAACAGAACCATCCAGGAGGAATGCCTCTCCCGAGTCCCAAAGACTTTAGAGGCTTACAAAAAAGCAATCCCTGACTTCCTTCACTATTACAATTTTGAACGTCCTCACATGGGTCTTCACATGCTAACTCCTAACGAAGTGATGCAAAGCTATTGATTACAAAACAGTATTTGGGCTTCCATGATAGGCAATACGCACCTCCCCTCAGAGCTGATTCTTTTTATTCCTTGGACACTTCACCTCTGGAAGATCAGAAAGAAGTGGCTCGAGGATTAAAACTCGTCTTCAACAAATTGGTTGCGGGGGTTGGATTCGAACCAACGACCTCCGGGTTATGAGCCCGACGAGCTGCCACTGCTCTACCCCGCAGGGGGACTATACGGAAAAAGAGTCCTGCGAGCAAGGGCAAGAGGCCCCTTCGTTAAGGGGATATTTCAGATTTGGTGGCTGGAGGCAGATTTGAACTGCCGACCCCGGGCTTATGAGTCCCGTGCTCTAACCAACTGAGCTACCCAGCCGCGAGG belongs to Candidatus Peregrinibacteria bacterium and includes:
- a CDS encoding transposase, which gives rise to MATPFPESSRPHSHPSELSAETVQKVIEYRLKYQRCAEVIHYFLERDGYEVSLSSVKRTLKRNEMTKYSKWKKWHQYEERPRPEKPGILVQIDTIVDGPYYDRLYVYTMLDVCSRWASAMPVMKIGTHASWEFIQHSQEDMPFELKMIQTDHGSEFSKWLTKTLVANEIQHRHSRVRTPTDNAYVERFNRTIQEECLSRVPKTLEAYKKAIPDFLHYYNFERPHMGLHMLTPNEVMQSY